In Sulfuritortus calidifontis, the sequence GCCGCGGCGGCCGATGGCCCGGCCGAACAGGCCGGCGACGACCGCGCCGGCCAGGGGGGCCAGGGGCACGATCAAATAAAGTGTTTTCATATCCATAAATCAGCCCCAATCCAAAGCCCGTGGCCTTCCCTCATCCCCGGCCCTTCTCCCGGCGGGAGAAGGGGGTATAGCCCCTCCCCCTCCGGGGGAGGGGTTGGGGTGAGGGTATCGCATGCAAACGCCATGGCGCATTTAACCTTTCAGGCGGTCCAAGTCTTTCACGTTGATGGTGCGCAGGTTGCGGAACAGCACCACCAGGATGGCGAGGCCGATGGCCGACTCCGCCGCCGCCACGGTGAGGATGAAGAAGACGAAGATCTGGCCGGCGGTGTCGCCCAGGTAGTGGGAGAAGGCGATGAAGTTCATGTTCACCGCCAGCAGCATCAGCTCGATCGCCATCAGCAGCACGATCAGGTTCTTGCGGTTGAGGAAGATGCCGAGCACGCTGATGGCGAACAGCATCGCCCCCAGGGTGAGGTAATGGGACAGGCCGATCATGCTTCTTCCTCCTCGGCCGCCTTGGGCGCGGCGGGTTTTTGCGGGGCCATGGAGACCAGGCGCAGGCGGTCGTTGCGCTTGACCTTGACCTGCTCGGCCGGGTCCACCCACTTGCGGCCGGGCCGGCGGCGCAGGGTGAGGCCGATGGCGGCGACCATGGCGACCAGCAGGATCACCGCGGCCAGCTCGAAGGGATAGACGTAGTCGGTGTAGAGCTGCAGGCCGAGTTCGCGGGTGTTGCTGTAGTCGGCCGGCTTGGGCGTGGGGCTGCCGATCAGGCCGAAGCGGTTGCCGCCGAGCACGGTGGCCATCTCCAGCACCATGAGGGTGGCGACCAGGGCGGCCAGCGGCAGGTTGTCCCAGAAGCCTTTGCGCATCTCCTCGATGTTGATGTCGAGCATCATCACCACGAAGAGGAACAGCACCATGACCGCGCCGATGTAGACCAGCACCAGGGTGATGGCGAGGAACTCGGCCTCGAGCAGCATCCAGAGGCAGCCGGCGGTGAAGAAGGCCAGCACCAGGGCGAGCGCGGCGTGCACCGGGTTTTTCGCGGTGATCACGCGCAGGCCCGCCAGCAGCATGATGGCGGAGAAGATATAAAAGACCAGGCTGGTGAATTCCATTGCGTATTCCGTCAGCGGTTTGCTTGCATCATCGATAGGGCGCGTCGGCCGCCTTGTCCTGGGCGATCTGCGCCTCGTGCTTGTCGCCCACCGCGAGCAGCATCTCCTTGGTGTAGTAGAGATCGCCCCGCTTCTCGCCGTGGTACTCGTAGATGCGGGTCTCGACGATGGCGTCGACCGGGCAGGCCTCTTCGCAGAAGCCGCAGAAGATGCACTTGGTCAGGTCGATGTCGTAGCGGGTGGTGCGGCGGGTGCCGTCGGCGCGCTGCTCCGATTCGATCTGGATGGCCAGGGCCGGGCAGACCGCCTCGCACAGCTTGCAGGCGATGCAGCGCTCCTCGCCGTTGGGGTAGCGGCGCTGGGCGTGCAGGCCGCGGAAGCGCGGCGATTGCGGCGCCCGCTCCTCGGGATACTGCACGGTGATCTTGCGGGCAAAGAAATAGCGCCCGGTCATGCTCATGCCCTTGACCAGCTCGGCGAGCAGGAAGGTGTCGAAGAAGCGTTTGATTCGGCTGATCATCGTCGCCCCCTCAATGGAAGAGATAGGCCCAGGGAGTCTGCATCGCCGCGGCCAGCACCAGCAGCCAGACCAGGGTGACCGGGATGAACACCTTCCAGCCCAGGCGCATGATCTGGTCGTAGCGGTAGCGCGGGAAGGTCGCCCGGAACCAGAGGAACAGGAACAGCACGAAGCTGATCTTGGCCGCCAGCCAGAAGAAGCCGTCGGGCAGGCCGGGGATGGGCGACAGCCAGCCGCCGAGGAACATGGTGCTGGTCAGGGTGGCGACCAGGATCATGTTGGCGTATTCGGCCAGGAAGAAGATGGCGAAGGCCATGCCCGAGTAGTCGACGTGGAAGCCGGCGACGATCTCTGATTCGCCTTCGGCCACGTCGAACGGCGCGCGGTTGAGTTCGGCCACGCCGGAGATCAGGTAGACGATGAACATCGGGAACAGCGGCAGCCAGTACCACTGCCAGAAGCCGCCGGCCTGGGCCTGGACGATGTCGGTCAGGTTCAGGCTGCGGGCGCTCATCAGCACGGCGACCAGGGCGAAGCCCATGGCGATCTCGTAGGACACGATCTGGGCGGCCGAACGCATGCTGCCGAGGAATGCGTACTTGGAGTTGGAGGCCCAGCCGGCCAGCACCACGCCGTAGACGCCCATGGAGGTGATGGCCATGACCAGCAGCAGGCCGGCGTCGACGTCGGCCAGGACCAGGGTGTCGGTGAAGGGGATCACCGCCCAGGCGGCCAGGGCCGGCGCCATGGCCAGCACGGGGGCGAGGATGAATAGCCCCTTGCTCGCCCCGGTCGGGATGATGATCTCCTTGAACATCAGCTTGAGGCCGTCGGCGATGGGCTGCAGCAGGCCCCAGGGACCGACCCGGTTGCAGCCCAGGCGCACCTGCATGTAGCCGATGATGCGGCGCTCGGCATAGGTGAGATAGGCCACGCCGATCATCAGCGGGGCGACGATGGCGATGATCTTGACCAGGGTCCAGACCGGCAGCCAGGCCGGGCCCAGGAGATTGGCGAAATAGTCCAGGCTCATGCCGCCTCCACACTGATGGCGCCGAAGCGGCCGGCCAGGCCGGCCGTCAGCGGATGTCCGGCCGCCACGCGCAGCACGTCGTCGGCGAGCCGGTCGTCGCGGCGCAGCCGCAGCACGGCCTCGCCGCCGCCCTGCTTGATCCGGACGTGCTCACCGTCGGTCAGGCCGAGCCGGCCGATCAGGCCGCCGCTGGCCCAGACGCAGGCGGCGTCGTGGGCGTCCTGGGTCTGTTGCAGGGCATGGGCCCGGCGCACGATGGGATCGAGCTGATAGATCGGCAACTCGCCCAGGCGCTCGATGCCGGCGGCAGCGGGCTGCAACTGGATGGCGACGCCGGCGATGCCGTTGTCGAGTTTCGCGGCGATGCCGGCCTCGCCCTTGGGCAGGGCCTCGGCCCGCACCTCTTCGGCGCTGTTCTGCTCGAAGCCGGCCAGGTTGAACAGGTTGCCCAGCACGCGCAGCACCTTCCAGGCCGGCCGCGCCTCGCCCTGCGGCTTGACCGCGGCATTGAAGCTCTGCAACCGGCCTTCCATGTTGACGAAGCTGCCCGCCGTCTCGCTGAACGGCGCGATCGGCAGCACGACGTCGGCATAGTCCATGACCCTGCCCTTGAAGGCGGTCAGGGCGACGACGAATTCGGCCGACTGCAGGGCCTTGAGCAGGGCGGCGCCGTCATGGGCGTCCAGTTCCGGCTCGATGCCGAGCAGCAGATAGCCCTTGGCGTCCAGCGCGACACGGCCGGACTGGGCACCGACCAGCTGGGCGCCGACGCTGTTGGCGGCCGGCGCGAGAAAACCGAGCTTGGCACCGCAGGCCGCGGCAATCGCAGCGGCGAGCTGGTGCAATTGGGCGGCGGCCGGATGGTTCTGGGCCACGGCGCCAAGCAGCACCGCCTTGCGCTCGCCCGCCTTCAGGCTAGCGGCGACGGCACGGGCGGCGTCGGAGACCGCGACGCTGTTGAGCTGGCCGGCGACCTCGGCCGGCAGGCTGGCACCGGCCTCCTGCAGGGCCTTGGCGATCTGGGCCAGGGCGTCGAGCCAGGCCGAGGGCTTGGCGATCAGCTTGTTGGCGATGCGGCAGTGCAGGTCATCGTCGGCGGCGTGGACGACGTTGAGCTGGGCGCCCGCCTTCACCGCCTGGCGCAGGCGATGGGCGATCAGCGGCTGTTCCTTGCGCAGGGTGGCGCCGATCAGCAGCACGCTTTGCAACTGATTGAGTTCGGCGACGGGCATGCCCAGCCAGGTGGCGCCGCGGCGCTTGGCGTCGCCGGAGAAATCGGCCTGGCCCAGGCGGTGCTCGATCTGCTCGCTGCCCAGGGCGCGCATCAGCTTTTGCAGGAGATGCAGCTCTTCCACGGTCTGGTGCGGCGAGGCCAGCGCGGCCAGGGCGTTGCCGCCGTGGGTGTCGCGCAGCACGCGCAGGGCGCCGGCCGCCTGGTGCAGGGCCTTCTGCCAGTCGACCTCGATCCACTTGTCGCCATCGCGCACCATGGGCCGGGTCAGCCGGTCGTCGGAGTTGAGCGCCTCGTAGGAATAACGGTCGCGGTCGGCGAGCCAGCATTCGTTGATCGCCTCGTTGTCCTGCGGCACGGCGCGATAGACCTGATTGTCCTTGGTGTGCAGCAGCAGGTTGGCGCCCAGACCATCGTGCGGACTGACGCTCTTGCGGCGCGACAGCTCCCAGGTTCGGGCCCGGTAGCGGAAGGGCTTGGAGGTGAGCGCGCCGACCGGACACAGATCGATCACGTTGCCGGACAGCTCGGAATGCATCTGCTGCTCGAGGAAGGGCATCACCTCGGTGTGCTCGCCCCGATGCGCCATGCCCAGCTCCATGCGCCCCGCGATCTCCTGGGTGAAGCGCACGCAACGGCTGCAGTGGATGCAGCGGGTCATGTCGGTGGCCACCAGCGGGCCGAGGTCCTTTTCCTTGACCACGCGCTTGGGCTCGGCATAGCGCGAGGCGCTGGCGCCGTAGCCGACTGCCAGGTCCTGCAACTGGCACTCGCCGCCCTGGTCGCAGATCGGGCAGTCGAGCGGGTGGTTGATCAGGAGCAGCTCCATCACGCCCTTCTGCGCCGCCACCGCCTTGGCGGAATGGGTGCGCACCTTCATGCCTTCGGTCACCGGGGTGGCACAGGCGGGCAGCGGCTTGGGCGCCTTCTCCACCTCGACCAGGCACATGCGGCAGTTGGCCGCGATGCTCAGCTTCTTGTGGTAGCAGAAATGGGGAATGAAGATGCCGGCCTGGTTGGCCGCATCCATCAGCGTCGCCCCCGGGGCGACCTCGATCGTTTTGCCGTCGATCTCTATGTGCGGCATTTCAGGCCCCTACTAAGCACTTCTTGTGCTCGATGTGGTACTCGAATTCCCTGCGGAAATGCTTGATGAAGCTCTGCACCGGCCCCACCGCGGCATCGCCCAGGGCGCAGATGGTACGGCCGGCGATGTTGTCGCCCACGCTCATCAGCAGGTCGAGGTCTTCCGGCCGGCCCGCGCCGTGCTCGATGCGATGAACCACGCGGTACATCCAGCCGGTGCCCTCGCGGCAGGGCGTGCACTGGCCGCAGGATTCCTCGAAGTAGAAATAGGACAACCGCTCCAGGGCCTTGACCATGCAGACGCTGTCGTCCATCACGATCACCGCGCCGGAACCGAGCATGGAGCCGGCCTTGGCGATACTGTCGAAGTCCATGGTCAGGTCCATCATGATCTCGCCCGGCAGCACGGGGGCGGAGGAGCCACCGGGGATGACCGCCTTCAACTTGTGCCCGCTGCGCACGCCGCCGGCCATCTCCAGCAGTTCGGCGAAGGGCGTGCCCAGGCCGACTTCGTAGTTGCCGGGCTTGTTGACGTGGCCGGACACGGAAAAGATCTTGGTGCCGCCGTTGTTGGGCTTGCCCAACTCGAGGAAGGCCTGGCCGCCGTGGCGGACGATCCAGGGGATCGAGGCCAGGGTCTCGGTGTTGTTGATCGTGGTCGGCTTGCCGTAGAGGCCGAAGCTGGCAGGGAACGGCGGCTTGAACCGGGGCTGGCCCTTCTTGCCCTCGAGCGATTCCAGCAGCGCGGTCTCCTCGCCGCAGATGTAGGCGCCGTAGCCCTGATGGGCGTGAATGTCGAAGTCCCAGCCGGAGCCAAGGATGTTCTTGCCGAGCAGGCCGGCCTCGCGCGCCTCGGCCAGGGCGCGCTCGAAGCTCTGGTAGGTCTCGAAGATCTCGCCGTGGATGTAGTTGTAACCGGCGCGCGCGCCCAGGGTGTAGCCGGCGATGATCATGCCCTCGATCAGCTGGTGCGGATTGAAGCGCAGGATGTCGCGGTCCTTGAAGGTGCCCGGCTCGCCTTCGTCCGAGTTGCAGACGATGTACTTGTCACCCGGGAACTGGCGCGGCATGAAGCTCCACTTCAGCCCGGTCGGAAAGCCGGCACCGCCGCGGCCGCGCAGGCCGCTGATCTTGACCTGCTCGATGATCTGCTCGGCCGGGGTCTTCTCGGCCAGGATCTTCTTCAGCGCCTCGTAGCCGCCATGGGCGAGATAGGTCTTGAGCGAAGCGGGCTCGGGGTGGTCCAGGGTCCAGAGGCAAACCTTGGTGCTCATTTCAGTTCATCCAATAGTTTGTCCACCGACTCCGGCGTCAGATGGGTGTGCATCTTGTGGTTGTTGTGCAGGCAGAGCGGGCCGTCGCCGCAGGCGCCCATGCACTCGCCCTCGACCAGGGTGTAGCGGCCGTCTGCGGTGGTCTCGCCGAAACCGATGCCGAGCTTGGCCTGGACATGCTCGGCGAGCTTGTCGGCGCCCTGCAGCCGGCAAGGCAGGTTGGTGCACACGGTCACCTTGTGTCGGCCGACCGGCTTGAGGTCGTACATGTTGTAGAAGGTGGCGACTTCGTAGACCGCGATCGCCGGCATGCCGAGATAGTCGGCGACGTATTCGATGGTTTCGGTCGACAGCCAGCCCTTCTCGGTCTGGGCGATGCGCAGGGCCGCCATCACCGCCGACTGTTTCTGCTCGGCCGGGTATTTGGCGATCTCGGTGTCGATCTGGGCGAGGGCGTCTTGAGAGAGCATAGGGAATCCGTTAGCGGTCGATTTCGCCGAAGACGACGTCGAGGGTGCCCATCACGGCGACCACGTCGGCCAGCATGTGGCCGCGCACCAACTCGTCCATGGCCGACAGATGGGCGAAGCCGGGGGCGCGAATCTTCATGCGATAAGGTTTGTTGGCGCCGTCGGACACCATGTAGATGCCGAACTCGCCCTTCGGGTGCTCGACCGCGGCGTAGGCCTCGCCTTCCGGTACGTGCATGCCTTCGGTGAAGAGCTTGAAGTGGTGGATGAGCTCCTCCATGTTGCTCTTCATCTCTTCCCGCGAGGGCGGCGCGATCTTGTGGTTGTCGACGATGACCGGCCCGGGATTCTGTTTGAGCCAGTTCACGCACTGCTTGATGATGCGGTTGCTCTGGCGCATCTCCTCGATGCGCACCAGATAGCGGTCGTAGCAATCGCCATTGCGGCCGATGGGAATGTCGAATTCGACCTGGTCGTAGACCTCGTAGGGCTGGTGCTTGCGCAGGTCCCAGGCGACGCCCGAGCCGCGCAGCATGGGGCCGGTGAAGCCCAGGGCCTTGGCCCGCTCGGGGCTGACCACGGCAATGTCCACCAGGCGCTGCTTCCAGATGCGGTTGTCGGTGAGCAGGGTTTCGTACTCGTCGACATAGGTCGGGAAGCGGTTGGCAAAGTCCTCGATGAAGTCGAGCACCGAGCCCTGGCGCGCCTCGTTCAGGCGCCTGACGTCGGCCTCGCTCTTGAATTTGTTCGGCCGGTATTGCGGCATGCTGTCCGGCAGGTCGCGGTAGACGCCGCCGGGCCGGTAGTAGGCGGCATGCAGGCGGGCGCCGGTCACCGCCTCGTAGACGTCCATCAGATCCTCGCGCTCGCGGAAGGCATAGAGGAAGACGGTCATGGCGCCGACGTCGAGGGCATGGGCGCCGAGCCAGAGCAGGTGGTTGAGAATCCGGGTGATCTCGTCGAACATCACCCGGATGTATTGGGCGCGCAGCGGCGGCGTGATGCCGAGCAGCTTCTCGGTCGCCATGACATAGGCGTGCTCGTTGCACATCATGGAGACGTAGTCGAGGCGATCCATGTAGGGCATCGCCTGGAGGAAGGTCTTGTGCTCGGCCAGCTTCTCGGTGGCACGATGCAAGAGGCCGATATGCGGGTCGGCCCGTTCGACCACCTCGCCGTCCAGCTCCAGCACCATGCGCAGCACGCCGTGGGCCGCGGGATGCTGAGGACCGAAGTTGAGCGTGTAATTGCGAATCTCAGCCACTTATTCCACCTCGCCGTAATTCTCGACCCGCACGATGCGCGGGGTCACCTCGCGCGGCTCGATGCTCACCGGCTGGTAGACCACCCGCTTGAGTTCGGGGTCGTAACGCATCTCGACCTGGCCGGAGAGCGGGAAGTCCTTGCGGAAGGGATGGCCGATGAAGCCGTAGTCGGTCAGGATCCGCCGCAGGTCGGGGTGACCCTCGAACACGATGCCGTAGAGGTCGAAGGCCTCGCGCTCGAACCAGTTCACCACCGGCCAGACCTCGACCAGCGAGGCCAGCATCGGCAACTCGTCGTTCTCGCAACGGGCGCGGATGCGGACACGATGGTTCTTGGTCACCGACAGCAGGTGGGCGACCACGGCATAGCGCGGCCCCTCGTAGGCGCCGTCCTTGTAGGCCGAATAATCGAGGCCGCACAGGTCGATCAGGGTATCGAAGGCCAGGCCGGGTTCGTCGCGCAAGCGCTCTGCAACCTCGCGCCAATCCTGGGGACGGATTTCCAGGGTCACCTCGCCCCGCGCGACGCCGCCGCCAGCGATCTGTTCGCCGAGCACGTCCTGAATGCGCGCAAAGAGGGCCTCAGCAGTCAAGGGCACGTCGGTCTCCTAGCGGGCGATGGTGTTGGTGCGCCGGATCTTCTTCTGCAACTGCACCAGGCCATAGAGCAGCGCCTCGGCGGTCGGCGGACAGCCGGGCACATAGATGTCTACAGGCACGATGCGATCGCAACCGCGCACCACGGAATAGGAATAATGGTAGTAGCCGCCGCCGTTGGCACAGGAGCCCATGGACACCACCCAGCGCGGCTCGGCCATCTGGTCGTAGACCTTGCGCAAGGCGGGGGCCATCTTGTTGGTCAGGGTGCCGGCCACGATCATCAGGTCGCTTTGGCGCGGACTGGGCCGGAAGACGATGCCGAAGCGGTCGAGGTCGTAACGGGAGGCGCCGGCGTGCATCATTTCCACGGCACAGCAGGCCAGGCCGAAGGTCATCGGCCAGAGCGAACCGGTGCGGGTGTAGTTGATGACCGTGTCGAGCGTGGTAGTAACGAAACCCTTCTCGAGGACACCTTCAATGCTCATGTGCGTTTACTCCCAATCGAGGGCGCCCTTCATCCACTCGTAGGCGAAGCCGACGACGAGGATGCCGAGGAAGATGATCATGGCGACGAAGCCGAAGGTGCCGACCTCGTCCAGCACGATCGCCCAGGGAAACAGGAAGGCGATTTCCAGATCAAACAGGATGAAGAGGATGGCCACGAGGTAATAGCGCACGTCGAACTTCATGCGCGCATCTTCAAAGGCCTCGAAACCGCATTCGTAAGGGGAGAGTTTTTCGCTGTCGGGACGGCTGGGTGCCAGAATCCAGCCCGCTAACATCGGTATCACCCCGATCGCCAAACCGACCAAGATGAACAGCAAAACTGGAAAATAGTTTTCTAGCATTATTGTCCCAATCGCGCTTCCAGTGCGCGTCTCTTGGGAAGAAGTGTATGCGCCGAACCCTTGCAGGTCAAGGAACGTGGCCCTGCGAAAACCCGCTGATATCAATCAGATATAAGCAAAATCGGAAGTTGGTATAAAGATATTAAATGATGGTGCCGACGGCGAGACTCGAACTCGCACGCGTTTCCGCACTGCCCCCTCAAGACAGCGTGTCTACCAATTCCACCACGTCGGCAAATTGACAGAACAACCCAGCGCGCGCACTCGGTTGTTCGAAAAAACTTACTTCGGTATTGCGTTCGCCTTCGACGGCTCAGCCTCGGGCTGCGCCGGCAATTGCGGTTGGGTCTGAACCGGCACCACAGGCGCCACTTCAGGCTTGGCCTTGCTGGCCGAGAAATAGGCCAGACCCAGGCTGGTCAGGAAAAAGACCGTCGCCAGCACGGCGGTCATCCGGCTCAGGAAGTTGGCCGAACCGGTCGCGCCGAACAGGCTGCCGGAGGCACCACTGCCGAAGGCCGCGCCCATATCCGCGCCCTTGCCATGCTGGAGCAGGACCAAGCCCACTACCGCCACGGCGGCCAGGATATGCAACACCCAAACCAAGAATTCCATGTCTTACCTCAAGCTGCTCGGCAGATCGCCAAAAACTCGTCCGCCACCAGGGAAGCGCCGCCGATCAAACCACCATCGATATCCGGCTGCGCCAAAAGTTCCGCGGCATTGTTGGCCTTCATGCTGCCGCCATACTGAATGATCAAGCCTTGGGCCACGGCCGGGTCGAGCGCCGCGATCTTGCCGCGGATGAAGGCGTGCACCTCCTGCGCCTGCTGCGGCGTCGCGGTCTTGCCGGTGCCGATCGCCCAGACCGGCTCGTAGGCCACCACCGCATCGGCCAGGGCGCCGACACCCGACCTGCCGATCACGGCGTCCAGCTGGCGGGCCACCACCTTCTCGGTCACGCCGCCCTCGCGCTCGTCCAGGGTCTCGCCCACGCACAGGATGGGGATCAGCCCGGCCGCCTGGGCCGCCTCGAACTTGGCCGCCACGATCTCGTCGGTTTCGCCGTAGAGCGAGCGCCGCTCGGAGTGGCCGACGATGACGTACTTGCAACCGAAGTCGCGCAGCATGGCGGCGGAGACCTCGCCGGTGAAGGCGCCCTTGCCGTGCTGGCTCAGGTTCTGGGCGCCCCAGGCGATGGGGCTGCCGCTGAGCTTGGCCTGCACCTGGGCCAGGAAGGGATACGGCACGCAAACCGCGACATCGGTCTTGGCGCTGGCGATGCCAGCCAGAACACCGGCCAGCAAGGCCTCGTTCTCGGCCAGGCTGCCATGCATCTTCCAGTTACCGGCGACGAGTTTGCGACGCATAACCCCTCCAAATAAAGGGCGCAATCTTATGCCTTCCTCGCGCCCCGGTCAATTCTGGGGGATGGGCCGTGCCGGCCTAGGTCTCTTCCTGGGACAGGTATTTCTGCAGCCGGCGGGCCATGACATGCTGGTCGAAGCGCCACTCCTCGAGCAGGGCCATGGCCAGGTCGAAGGGCTTGGATTTCATGCCGTACAGGCGGGTGAGGTCGAATGGCTCGCCGGACTCCAGGGCCTGGCAGATGTCGCGCAAGGTCTGGGCGTCCGCCGAATCCTCGTTGTTCCGGATGTATTTCGCAATCGATTTGACCGCATTTGCCATCGCTTCATCCTCACCAGTGCAACGCCCGCAGCCGGGCGGTCTTCTTCCGTTGATGGCCACGCATGCGCCGGACGATGTCGTCCAGCATGGCCATGGCATCGAGCACGAACGGACCCTTGTTCAGCATAACGCACTCGGCCCGTTCCGACATCGCCGCATCGGTCATCTCCGCCCGCGACGGCAGGTGCGTCTTGATCAGCCCCTCCAGCACCTGGGTCGCCCAGACCACGGGCACCCGGGCCGCCTCGGCCAGCCAGAGGATTTCCTCCTGGATCTCGGCCATTCGCTCCCAGCCGACCTCCATCGCCAGGTCGCCGCGCGCGATCATCAGGCCGAATGGCGCCGCGCCGGCGCCGTGGACGATGATCTCGGGCAGGTTGGCCACCGCCTTGCGGGTCTCGATCTTGGCCACGCGTCCCATGCCGGCCGCGCCGCGTGCAGTCAGCTCGGCCGCCAACAGGTCCATGTCGGCGGCACTCTGAACGAAGGAATAGCCAACCAGGTCGGCCTGGCGTGCGACGAAGTCGAGATCGCGCAGGTCCTTGTCCATCAGCGGCGACAGCCCCAGATCGCTGTCCGGGAAGTTGAGGCCCTTGGCCGAGCGGATTTTGTCACCTTTTGATGACGCTCGTGTTACACGCAGCCAGGCGCCGGCGCCATCCAGGCGCTCGATGCGGGCGGCGATCCGGCCATCGTCGATGAACACCCGCTCGCCCGGCCGCAAATAGTCCAGTACCTCGGGCTGGGCGCAAGGGATATGGCCGGCATAGGGTTCCGCCCCCCAGGCGGGAAAGGCCTGCAGGCCGGGGGCCTGCACGCGCGCCAGCAGGAACAGATCGCCGACATGAACGGTCAGGCTGCCGGGCCGCGAGGCCAGCGGGCCGACGATTGCGGCATGGCGCTGCTTGGATTTGCCATGCCCAACCACATGATGAAGCTCGACCCCGGCCGCCAGCCAGACCGTGTCCGCCGCGCCGGCCATCACCCTGGCCTCGCCCGCCCGCTCGACGACATGCAGCGCCCGCTTGCGGCCGCGAACATCCACCAGTTCGATGGCATCGCCGCTCTTCAGTCGCTGCAGCCAATCCGCAGGCACCGGCAAACAGGGGTAGCGATCGGGCAGCGCCTGGGCGGCATCCCCTGCAGTGCCGGCGTCGAGCATGACGTAGGCCGGCATGACCAAATCGCCGGCGGCATCGCGCTTCGGCTTGAGATGCACCACAGCGGGCTGCATGGCCATCTCCCCGGTGCGCAGCTTCGGCCCGGCCAGATCCATCAGTATCCGGCACGGCTGGCCGACCGCCGTGGCAGCAGCGCGCACGCGACCGACCATTTTCGTCCAGGCCGCCTCGTCGTCATGAGCGCAGTTGATGCGGGCGATGCTCATGCCGCACTTGATCAAATCACGCACCAGATGCCGATCGCTCGCCGCCTCGGTCGGCAGGGTGACCATGATCCTGCCGCGATGGTGGCGCGGCACCGGCCCCAACAGCTCGCGGGCACGCAGCTGAAGCCGCCGGTTGCCCTGCCGGATGCGCCCGGCCAGCTTCTCCAATTCCGCCAGCTGCGGCGGTCCGCCAAGCAGGGCATCGAGATTGATCAGCACCGCATCCAGGGTCGCCAGGACATGCGCCTCGCAGCGACCGAGCGAAGACAGGCCGAGTTCGGCCAGACGATCCTGCAATTCGCGCAGATCCTGCCGGCGAAAGCTGATGTAGGCGGCGAGATTGGCCGCATCGGCGACGAATGGGGCACGCTTGAGGCAAGGTCGCCAGCCGCGCAGCAATTCAGATTGGCCGGCCCGCACGCTGTCCCGCAACCCCCGCACGCTGGCACACAGATCGCTCAAACCCGCCATGAACGGCATTCCCCTTCGGCAAATGAATCGGTTCGACCCAGTACTCAGGATAGGTCAAGCCAGGGTCGCGGGCAGGGGTGGCCGGCGGGGCTCAAACCCAGCCCAGCCACATCCCCTCCCCCACTTGTGGGGGAGGCCGGGAGGGCTCAAACCCGGCACAGCCGCGTCCCCTCCCCCACTTGTGGGGGAGGCCGGGAGGGCTCAAACCCGGCACAGCCGCGTCCCCTCCCCCACTTGTGGGGGAGGCCGGGAGGGGGAATGGGAATCCCGGTGCACCTGGCTTGTTTTGAGCACCAACCCGACTGACGCCAAGTTGGCACCGCCACTACATCACGGGCCGCTTAACCCAGACTGTAAGGATGTAGTGGCTGCCGCCGCCGGCTGGGCCGGCTTAACTTGGCTGCGCCAAGTTAGCGTCCGCCGTTACATCACGGGCCGCTTAACCGAAGCGGCCCGTGATGTAGTCTTCCGTTTGCTTGACTTTGGGTTTGACGAAGAGCTCGTCGGTCTTGCCAAACTCGATCAATTCACCCATGTACATAAAGGCCGTGTAGTCCGACACCCGGGCCGCCTGCTGCATGTTGTGGGTGACGATCAAAATGGTGACCTGATTCTTCAATTCCGCCACCAATTCCTCGATGCTGGCGGTGGCGATCGGGTCCAGGGCCGAGGTCGGCTCGTCGAACAGGATGATCTCGGGGTCGGCGGCCAGGGCGCGCGCGATGCACAGGCGCTGCTGCTGGCCACCGGAAAGGTTGAAGGCGAGATCGTTCAGGCGATCCTTGGCCTCGTTCCACAACGCGGCACCCCGCAAGGCCCGCTCGACCTTCTCATCCAGCACGCTTTTGCGCTTCTCGCCACGCACGCGCAAGC encodes:
- a CDS encoding pyruvate kinase — its product is MAGLSDLCASVRGLRDSVRAGQSELLRGWRPCLKRAPFVADAANLAAYISFRRQDLRELQDRLAELGLSSLGRCEAHVLATLDAVLINLDALLGGPPQLAELEKLAGRIRQGNRRLQLRARELLGPVPRHHRGRIMVTLPTEAASDRHLVRDLIKCGMSIARINCAHDDEAAWTKMVGRVRAAATAVGQPCRILMDLAGPKLRTGEMAMQPAVVHLKPKRDAAGDLVMPAYVMLDAGTAGDAAQALPDRYPCLPVPADWLQRLKSGDAIELVDVRGRKRALHVVERAGEARVMAGAADTVWLAAGVELHHVVGHGKSKQRHAAIVGPLASRPGSLTVHVGDLFLLARVQAPGLQAFPAWGAEPYAGHIPCAQPEVLDYLRPGERVFIDDGRIAARIERLDGAGAWLRVTRASSKGDKIRSAKGLNFPDSDLGLSPLMDKDLRDLDFVARQADLVGYSFVQSAADMDLLAAELTARGAAGMGRVAKIETRKAVANLPEIIVHGAGAAPFGLMIARGDLAMEVGWERMAEIQEEILWLAEAARVPVVWATQVLEGLIKTHLPSRAEMTDAAMSERAECVMLNKGPFVLDAMAMLDDIVRRMRGHQRKKTARLRALHW
- the pstB gene encoding phosphate ABC transporter ATP-binding protein PstB encodes the protein MTDNVHPEVGALKAEARNFNFFYGTYHALKNINLPVGENKVTALIGPSGCGKSTLLRSFNRMHDLYPGNRYEGEIQLYPDNVNMISHGVDPIEVRMRVSMVFQKPNPFPKSIYENVAYGLRVRGEKRKSVLDEKVERALRGAALWNEAKDRLNDLAFNLSGGQQQRLCIARALAADPEIILFDEPTSALDPIATASIEELVAELKNQVTILIVTHNMQQAARVSDYTAFMYMGELIEFGKTDELFVKPKVKQTEDYITGRFG
- the tpiA gene encoding triose-phosphate isomerase, whose product is MRRKLVAGNWKMHGSLAENEALLAGVLAGIASAKTDVAVCVPYPFLAQVQAKLSGSPIAWGAQNLSQHGKGAFTGEVSAAMLRDFGCKYVIVGHSERRSLYGETDEIVAAKFEAAQAAGLIPILCVGETLDEREGGVTEKVVARQLDAVIGRSGVGALADAVVAYEPVWAIGTGKTATPQQAQEVHAFIRGKIAALDPAVAQGLIIQYGGSMKANNAAELLAQPDIDGGLIGGASLVADEFLAICRAA